From the Lathyrus oleraceus cultivar Zhongwan6 chromosome 3, CAAS_Psat_ZW6_1.0, whole genome shotgun sequence genome, the window TCACTTTAAAAAAAAGACTTTTTAAATGTTTTCATTTGTTTAATACAACTTTTGAAAAGATAGATTCTAAAACATGATTAAGAAGGGTAGCTATTTTGAATAGCTTCTCAAAAAAGTCACTTGGGATAGATGAGAGAGAATATAAGTTTGAAAAGGAGGAGAGTTACCTTTATGACATATAGGCCCTAATTGAAATTCTAATATTTCAAACATTTGATCGGATGATGCCCTATCTTCCCCCATTTGTTTATGGCAACTGCACAGAACCACTAAAGGCCATTTTCCGACAGCCTCCTCATGCGCTACTCTCTCGCAGGAAACATGTCTCCTTTCTTTAGTTTCTCTTCGTCTCTCCTATTATCCactgtttttttttcttctttcatGTGTGTCCGTTTTGTTTTTTTCTAAATTTTCTTTCTTTTAGTTAACCCGTGTGTGCGGTTGTAAACCTAATTAAAAATGTATGGTATTGCAGGGATGGGTTACATTGCAATTAACTCGAGATTCAGAAAATTCCCAAAGATATTTTTCAGCAAGATCAGTCACAGGGTTTCTTGCTGATGTATATTCCAAAGCTGCCGATGAAGTTGGAAAAATACATTTAATTGCAGATGAAATGGTTTGTATCTGAGTAAAATTCGTTTCTGTGCACGTCTTTCTTGGAACTTAAGTGCTTTTGGGAATCCACCTACACTGTTCACAAATTGTTTGACAGTTTTACATTGCCAATGCCTATTATCAGGTTCAAGGAGCTGTTTTTGATCTTCCAGACGACATTGCTAAAGCGTTACTTGAGAAGGACATACCATCTGGAAACACTATTTCCAAAGTCGCTAAGGTGAATTACAATTTACAACATTTGCTAATATTTTATTTTGTAAATCTTTATGGATTTCATGTGTCATAACTGTTTTATTCCCAACCAAAATGTCATAATTTGGCATCGATTCATTGTATTACTGATTATATTAAAATGCGTTATGCATGTTACTTTGTATCGGCAGTTACCTCCTTTGCAAGATGATGGACCTCCAAGTGATTTCTATGGGAAGTTTTCCGATAGAGAACGAAGTAACCGAAGAGGTTCAAGGGATGGTAGAGGTTTCAGATCCTCAAGGGGACGGGATGGAGGCCGTGGCTCTAATGATGACTTTGGTGATTCAAGGAGGGGTGGCAGAGATGACTTTGGTGACTCAAGAAGGAGGGGTGGCAGAGATGACTTTGGTGATTCAAGGAGGGGTGGCCGAAGTAGTTTTAAATCTGGCAACAGTTGGTCCAATTCCGAAAGAAGCAGCCGGGATGATTGGCTAATTGGAGGCAGACAATCAAGCCGGTCTCCATCATCACCTAACAGgttataataaataataataatgattaCTTTTAGTTATCTGTTAATTTTCTACCTATTCAAGTTACATAATGAGCCTTATCTGCTTGATATCATCAAGTTCATGTTTAACTGATATTACATTTGAATGTGCATTGTAGAAGCTTTGGAGGTGCCTGTTTTAGTTGTGGGGAATCTGGGCATCGGGCGTCGGATTGCCCAAACAGGCTAGGCGGCTCTTTTTAATCCCCTCATCAATTTATTTTTGGGCACTTCTTTGTCCAATGATGTGAGCTGAGGTCATTGCTGTTGGGGCCTATTAGGGTCAGGAAAATTCAAAGATGCATCCCAGAATTCTAACAGAACTGATATTTATCTGCATCTCATGTTTTAGCGGAATCTCCTCTGGCGTCTCGTTTTTCAGTCCCTGTGTGTTTAAGTCTTGATATAGAATTAGTAGTGTTCTATAAGAACAGTTAAAGTCATGGTTTTGTATTCTTTTTCGGGAAGAAAGAAAGGGAGGGAGGGGGTTGTATACGTGTATGATCGTGTAATCTACTTAACAATGCTATGTAATTTCTTTTCAATCTTAGCTGTTTAGAGACAGATAGACAGTAATACCTTTAAATGAATGCAAAATTGTAATTCCTACTAGTTTATTTATGCTAATATTTGTGTCTTTCTTAGTGTTAGTATAAAACATCATGCTTTTGGTTTTATCCTATTTCAAACTTTTTTGTTTCTGCGAGCTTAGTCGGAGTATAAGTAAAATGTATTAACTGCTTGAGTTTAATTATCTGATTTTATCTATCTAAATCTTTGATTATTTCATAAAGAAAGAAAGAGCGTTTGCTTTACAGCAATCTGCCTCCATCCCCACTTCATTTAAAACGTCATAAAAACTTacaaaattaaattaattttCAATAATGATGTCCTCATTTTTTTTATAAAGAATTTGCAGGATTTTAATCATGAAATGACAACTAATACATAATTTCAATGTGATTTTATTAAACTCCTACATGGCTCGTGTGTTTTATATATATTCTAATTAAAGTATATTGATGTATTCTAATTATTAgtaatataaattaatataaagtgaaataataataaatataaagTGTATAATTAAGAGATAAAAgttaaaattatattaaaaattaaaagtgttatgtattttaaaataaataatttttgtaaatataatggAACAGAAAGAGGAAGGAGTATTATTTATAATttacatttttctttttttcttttggcatTGATTGTTGTTCTAACTTGTAATGGTCACCATACCATTGCATTTTAATATCAATTCCTCCCCCGTGTTTTCGTTCATACAGATTCGTCAAGTTAATAACATCTTTCCTACCAACTTAGCAATTTTTAAACCAAAAAAATGTCAAATTGGTCCAAAGATTGAGAAAATGACCAAAGGCCACGATGTGAATACAAACTAGTTTACGTTCTTCACATCATCCCCACACATACAAATAACTAGATACTAAGTACTTCTTTTGTCTCTCTTTTGAATTTCTTCTAGTATTATCATCGCATTAAAACCCATTTACATTTTGAATCCAAGTTTAATTCCAAAATCTATGATATATATGATATGAAATGAAACATCTACAAGTGTTATCTTTTGTTAGAAGATGGAGTTCATGGGCTTTATCTATTAAAAAAGCCTCTTCATCATCACCAACAAAAGCTATTCATCTCTATTCCAAAATGCATAGAAATGGTGTTCCTTTTGACTCTTTCTGCATTCTCTTCGCCTTAAAATCTTCCACCAATTTACATAACTTGCCCATCATTCATCACCTTCATACACATATCATCAAACTCGGTTTCATATCTCAGATTCACGTGGCGAATTGTCTTTTAAATGGTTATGTTCTTCTCTCTTTCATTGATGCATGTGTACTGTTTGACGAAATGCCACAGAAGAATGCTGTCACGTGGAACACTATGATTTTGGGGTATTCGAGATCAGGGGATATGAATAAAGCACGCGAGTTGTTTGAAGAAATGCCGCAGAGAGATGGTGTTTCATGGTCTTCTGTGATTTCGGGTTATACTAATGTTGGGAGTTATATGCAAAGTTTGTATCTTTTTAGACGGATGTTGTTTTTTGAAGGAACCAAGCCGGATCAGGTGACTTGTGGTGCGGTTTTATCGGGTTTAGCTCACATGGGGTCTCGTGGATTGTTAGGTGGAAAATCAGTTCATGGTTTTATAGTGAGAAATGGGTGGGAGTTGAATGTTGAGATAGGTGCTGCTTTGGTTAACATGTATGCTAAAGGTGGAGTTTTGAGAAATGCTGCAATGGTTTTTGAGTTGATGGATGAAAGAGATGTCATGTCTTGGACAGTGATGATTTGTGGAGCTGTGCGATGTGGGTTTAATAAAGAAGCATTGGTTGTGTTTGAGAAGATGCAAATGGTTGGAATAAAACCCAATGAGCTGACTTTCACTGGGGTGCTCACTGCTTGTGCTCATGGGGGGTTTCTTGAGGAGGGAAGAAGATATTTCAAGATGATTGAAGAATGTGGTCTGGAACCAAGAGTTCAACATTATGCAtgtttggtttatttgattggGAAAAGTGGGAAACTAGAGGAAGCTTATGAGATTATAAAAACAATGAGAGTGGAACCAAATGTTGTTGTCTTGGGTTCTTTCTTGTCAGCTTGTAAGGAGCACAAGCAATTTGAGATTTCTGAGAGGGTGATTGAGCAGGTCCTGAGGATGGCAAATCCAGAAAATGATAGAGGGCTTTATAACCTTATTGCTGATTTGTATGTCATTGGTGAGAAGTTGGAAGAGGCTGAAAGGTTGAAGAAATTGATGGTTAATGAGCATGTGAGACAAGCAAAGGGGTTAAATTTTGACAGAAATGTATTTAGATAATCCTATCATATATTTGTATTCTTTCATTTACAAATCATGGTTCTTTTATTGATATTGACAGTGTCTTTGGAGGTAGAGAAAGTTCTGTTATAAGCCTATTCTCTTTATGTTTGTATATTGTAATTCTTTCATTTACAATCATTTAGATGGAAGGAATATTAGAGAGTGTTGAGTTTAGACAACCAAACTTTATCAATGTTCAATAAGTTTTGGTTCAGAAGTGTATGATAAATCTGAGGCCTGGCAGTGACACTGCATCATTATGAGTTCAAACAGCTGCTGTGTTCCAATTTTTACCAGAGCAGCATTTGTATGATTATCACTTGGTCTCTTAGGTGATTAGGATGTTACACACTTGTATACCACTGAATGGATTTGTGACTATGGTAGACATTAAATTACCAAGCTTGGTTCATTATTTGTACACTCTTTTTTGGGTATGAATTACCAAAGTTATATTGGACCTTAACTAATTCAAGTCCAGACAACTGGACTCAAAGCACCTGCAGCAGATGATATATTTTTCCATATATTATATAGAGATTCGGTATCTCATTGCTCAAAGCCGGTTATGTCAGTCATCCGGTCTACAAAGTTGTTCACAAAATAAAATCTTTCTAAAAACCTCTTTGAATTTCAGTAAGTGTTTGTATGCTTCAATTAAAGCACTTTCATCAAATGAAATATCTCTTAAACTTGAAACAACATTTTCTTTATTTATCTCGAAGTTACATGGAATCTTCGATTGGAACCCATAGTTTACTTCTTCGTCATCAGAATGATATCAAAAATCTTCCAGAATGCATGCGGTTATCTGGTTCAACaattttttctttttgtttagcTACCAGAGTTGGAGTCTCTAGTTGAAATCCATAATTTACTTCTTCCTCTTCGATATGGCATCCAAAATCTCCAAGAGTATGATTATTTGGTTCAACCatcttttctttttcttgtttAACTACTTGAGTAGCTTGTCGGGTTGCTCTTATGGTTTTTTTCTATTTTGAATCAAATTGCAAATCTTCTAAACCTACACTCTGCATAAACTAAACAAGTGGATACCTTCATTAGCATattttaaacaaaataaaaaattaaattgcGCTAAAAACTCACGTGCAAttgtttattattgtcttgttGAAGTTATCAACAATCCCTGACATCATTTTGTTGGATGAAAAATTATGGTCATAGTAATTGTGCCAACAAAAGTCATAATGTGGTGAATTTTACTATCTATCCACAAGAATTGTGTATATCCTCGCACAAGAACAATGTGAATTCACTTGTGATGACATGTCATGTGTGGGTAACAGAACGGGAGGTTTGTTGAGCGCAATTGATTGTTATGTGTTAATAGTAAACTAAATGATAATAACGATCGACAAATATGATTAAAATCGAATAGTTTGCCCTTTCGAATCATCTACTCTTATATGTGGGAATTCCTATGACTAGTCCTATAATAATCCTAATTTATTATGACCATTTACAAAATAACGTCATTGCAACTTCCCAGGTGTTGGGAGTCTCTAATCACAAAGCAATCTGCTTCATCAAAGTAATCTCCCATGTATTGGAAGTCTCCAATGGCTAAGATGAATGTTTTATGCCACAAAAATAAAAAGTTAGTTTTACAAAACATAAAATTACACCTACAATCTCCCAGGTACCAAGAGTTTCTAATTGCAAGGATACCCGCTTCGTCAAAGAAATTTAACAAGTAATAAGAGTCTCCAATGTATAAGAGAAAGTATTATACCGCATAAAATTATACTAATGGTGAGGATAAATCCTGACATAACCCGAACGATCATTACAATCTCATACTTCTACCAATTAAATAGACAAATTACTGGAGAGTCTCATTTCCCTCTAGATGAATTCTCCAAATCCTATAGACGTTAGTAAACACTAAACATAAATATAACTATATAATTAATATCAGAGAGTTTGTCATAGAAAATTACATAGAATCACGTGTTTAAACTAGAATCATCTAAAGAGAACCTAATATAAATGCAATATCCACTCACCTCTAAGAAATTCATGATTTTTActattaaatttttttattaagACTTACAATGAAGAAGAATGAACTCttattcttattcatcttctccatcttctTATAACTCATAAAAACACCCTAAACAATATAAAATTAGACCACTAATAAAGAAACATGATTTGTTAGttttaattaaaattctaaaTCAACGCAATCGCATCACGCGATTTCCATGCAATGTCACATTTTACATTTAAAAAGTTGTCATGTCTCAGTTGAGAGTTGAAATAGGGCCGTTGTGTCTTAAACATGCCGCTTTGATCTTTTGACAGTGAATCACATCACTGTCACTTATAGATGTGTTGCAATTTACATGATTCTTTTAgtattttcaa encodes:
- the LOC127132514 gene encoding pentatricopeptide repeat-containing protein At5g08305, with the translated sequence MKHLQVLSFVRRWSSWALSIKKASSSSPTKAIHLYSKMHRNGVPFDSFCILFALKSSTNLHNLPIIHHLHTHIIKLGFISQIHVANCLLNGYVLLSFIDACVLFDEMPQKNAVTWNTMILGYSRSGDMNKARELFEEMPQRDGVSWSSVISGYTNVGSYMQSLYLFRRMLFFEGTKPDQVTCGAVLSGLAHMGSRGLLGGKSVHGFIVRNGWELNVEIGAALVNMYAKGGVLRNAAMVFELMDERDVMSWTVMICGAVRCGFNKEALVVFEKMQMVGIKPNELTFTGVLTACAHGGFLEEGRRYFKMIEECGLEPRVQHYACLVYLIGKSGKLEEAYEIIKTMRVEPNVVVLGSFLSACKEHKQFEISERVIEQVLRMANPENDRGLYNLIADLYVIGEKLEEAERLKKLMVNEHVRQAKGLNFDRNVFR